The following proteins are encoded in a genomic region of Gavia stellata isolate bGavSte3 unplaced genomic scaffold, bGavSte3.hap2 HAP2_SCAFFOLD_44, whole genome shotgun sequence:
- the LOC132321750 gene encoding F-box only protein 15-like isoform X2: MPAACEPVLEAIEDTVSAEDLKPRDRQFVRKNVFPKVRQRNSQKNTQADDDPPSDSGIWLKIYSGCFQPKRTIWKMKSEPPETVSLGCAALRDRKPGYWKKEYLFKQIAAVKMRVRRLVKPVDPSTGLPCKNKEAMKASGLRWRIVLKDKNGKEHVMEKANLSIKDTSVTVLWYSTNWPCLDILSSLRLFGVMPLLPDQSRAPSKNGEDAA; encoded by the exons ATGCCTGCTGCCTGTGAACCAGTGCTTGAAGCTATTGAAGATACTGTGTCAGCAGAAGATTTGAAGCCACGTGATCGGCAGTTTGTAAGAAAGAACGTTTTTCCAAAAGTGCGACAACgcaattcacaaaaaaatactcAGGCAGACGATGATCCCCCAAGTGACAG tggaaTCTGGCTGAAAATCTATTCCGGTTGTTTTCAGCCAAAAAGGacaatttggaaaatgaagtctGAACCACCAGAAACTGTTTCCTTGGGCTGTGCTGCTCTACGTGATAGAAAGCCTGGGTACTGGAAGAAAGAATACCTCTTCAAACAAATAGCTGCTGTCAAAATGAGAGTAAGGCGACTTGTTAAACCTGTAGATCCTTCTACAGGTCTTCcatgtaaaaacaaagaagctATGAA AGCCTCTGGCTTGAGGTGGAGAATTGTTCTAAAGgacaaaaatggaaaggaacACGTAATGGAGAAGGCAAACCTGTCGATTAAGGACACATCTGTTACTGTACTTTGGTATAGTACAAATTGGCCATGCTTAGACATCCTGTCAAGCCTGAGACTGTTTGGAGTTATGCCATTGCTTCCTGACCaaagcagagctcccagcaagAATGG
- the LOC132321750 gene encoding F-box only protein 15-like isoform X1, with translation MPAACEPVLEAIEDTVSAEDLKPRDRQFVRKNVFPKVRQRNSQKNTQADDDPPSDSGIWLKIYSGCFQPKRTIWKMKSEPPETVSLGCAALRDRKPGYWKKEYLFKQIAAVKMRVRRLVKPVDPSTGLPCKNKEAMKASGLRWRIVLKDKNGKEHVMEKANLSIKDTSVTVLWYSTNWPCLDILSSLRLFGVMPLLPDQSRAPSKNGPRRRSLIAEYHLANLTESSVAVGADELGQLFSLNPALLVGLWEGRCCMR, from the exons ATGCCTGCTGCCTGTGAACCAGTGCTTGAAGCTATTGAAGATACTGTGTCAGCAGAAGATTTGAAGCCACGTGATCGGCAGTTTGTAAGAAAGAACGTTTTTCCAAAAGTGCGACAACgcaattcacaaaaaaatactcAGGCAGACGATGATCCCCCAAGTGACAG tggaaTCTGGCTGAAAATCTATTCCGGTTGTTTTCAGCCAAAAAGGacaatttggaaaatgaagtctGAACCACCAGAAACTGTTTCCTTGGGCTGTGCTGCTCTACGTGATAGAAAGCCTGGGTACTGGAAGAAAGAATACCTCTTCAAACAAATAGCTGCTGTCAAAATGAGAGTAAGGCGACTTGTTAAACCTGTAGATCCTTCTACAGGTCTTCcatgtaaaaacaaagaagctATGAA AGCCTCTGGCTTGAGGTGGAGAATTGTTCTAAAGgacaaaaatggaaaggaacACGTAATGGAGAAGGCAAACCTGTCGATTAAGGACACATCTGTTACTGTACTTTGGTATAGTACAAATTGGCCATGCTTAGACATCCTGTCAAGCCTGAGACTGTTTGGAGTTATGCCATTGCTTCCTGACCaaagcagagctcccagcaagAATGG accTCGTCGACGTTCCTTAATTGCTGAATACCATCTTGCTAACCTGACTGAAAGTAGTGTAGCCGTTGGTGCTGATGAGCTTGGCCAGCTCTTCAGTCTGAATCCAGCACTCTTAGTAGGACTTTGGGAG